The following proteins are encoded in a genomic region of Dasypus novemcinctus isolate mDasNov1 chromosome 21, mDasNov1.1.hap2, whole genome shotgun sequence:
- the NDEL1 gene encoding nuclear distribution protein nudE-like 1 isoform X1 — MDGEDIPDFSSLKEETAYWKKLSLKYKQSFQEARDELVEFQEGSRELEAELEAQLVQAEQRNRDLQADNQRLKYEVEALKEKLEHQYAQSYKQVSVLEDDLSQTRAIKEQLHKYVRELEQANDDLERAKRATIVSLEDFEQRLNQAIERNAFLESELDEKESLLVSVQRLKDEARDLRQELAVRERQQEVTRKSAPSSPTLDCEKMDSAVQASLSLPATPVGKGTENSFPSPKAIPNGFGTSPLTPSARISALNIVGDLLRKVGALESKLAACRNFAKDQASRKSYISGNVNCGVINSNGTKFSRSGHTSFFDKGAVNGFDPAPPPPPGLGSSRPSSAPGMLPLSV; from the exons ATGGATGGTGAAGATATACCAGATTTTTCAAGTTTAAAGGAAGAAACTGCTTATTGGAAGAAACTTTCCTTGAAGTATAAACAAAG CTTCCAGGAAGCTCGGGATGAGCTTGTTGAATTCCAGGAAGGAAGCAGAGAATTAGAAGCAGAGTTGGAGGCACAGTTAGTACAGGCTGAACAAAGAAATAGAGACTTGCAAGCTGATAACCAAAGACTGAAATATGAAGTGGAAGCATTAAAG GAAAAATTAGAACATCAGTATGCCCAGAGCTACAAGCAGGTCTCAGTATTAGAAGATGATTTAAGTCAGACTCGGGCCATTAAGGAGCAATTACATAAGTATGTAAGAGAGCTGGAGCAGGCCAATGATGACCTGGAACGAGCAAAAAG gGCAACGATAGTTTCACTGGAAGACTTTGAACAAAGGCTAAATCAGGCCATTGAACGAAATGCATTTTTAGAAAGTGAACTTGATGAAAAGGAGTCTTTGTTGGTATCTGTACAGAGGTTAAAGGATGAAGCAAGAG ATTTAAGGCAAGAACTAGCAGTTCGGGAAAGACAACAGGAAGTAACCAGAAAGTCAGCTCCCAGTTCTCCAACTCTAGACTGTGAAAAAATGGATTCTGCTGTCCAAGCGTCACTCTCTTTGCCAGCTACGCCTGTTGGCAAAGGAACGGAAAACAGTTTTCCTTCACCAAAAG ctATACCAAATGGTTTTGGTACCAGTCCACTAACTCCTTCTGCAAGGATATCAGCTCTAAACATTGTGGGAGACCTCTTACGGAAAGTAGGG GCTTTAGAATCCAAATTAGCAGCCTGTAGGAATTTTGCAAAGGACCAAGCATCACGAAAATCTTATATTTCAGGGAATGTTAACTGTGGGGTGATAAATAGCAATGGCACAAAATTCTCTCGTTCAGGGCATACCTCTTTCTTCGACAAAGG GGCAGTAAACGGCTTTGacccagctcctcctcctcctcctggccTGGGCTCCTCTCGCCCATCATCAGCACCGGGTATGCTGCCTCTCAGTGTGTGA
- the NDEL1 gene encoding nuclear distribution protein nudE-like 1 isoform X2 gives MDGEDIPDFSSLKEETAYWKKLSLKYKQSFQEARDELVEFQEGSRELEAELEAQLVQAEQRNRDLQADNQRLKYEVEALKEKLEHQYAQSYKQVSVLEDDLSQTRAIKEQLHKYVRELEQANDDLERAKRATIVSLEDFEQRLNQAIERNAFLESELDEKESLLVSVQRLKDEARDLRQELAVRERQQEVTRKSAPSSPTLDCEKMDSAVQASLSLPATPVGKGTENSFPSPKAIPNGFGTSPLTPSARISALNIVGDLLRKVGALESKLAACRNFAKDQASRKSYISGNVNCGVINSNGTKFSRSGHTSFFDKGQEKVIFPTLFMGQ, from the exons ATGGATGGTGAAGATATACCAGATTTTTCAAGTTTAAAGGAAGAAACTGCTTATTGGAAGAAACTTTCCTTGAAGTATAAACAAAG CTTCCAGGAAGCTCGGGATGAGCTTGTTGAATTCCAGGAAGGAAGCAGAGAATTAGAAGCAGAGTTGGAGGCACAGTTAGTACAGGCTGAACAAAGAAATAGAGACTTGCAAGCTGATAACCAAAGACTGAAATATGAAGTGGAAGCATTAAAG GAAAAATTAGAACATCAGTATGCCCAGAGCTACAAGCAGGTCTCAGTATTAGAAGATGATTTAAGTCAGACTCGGGCCATTAAGGAGCAATTACATAAGTATGTAAGAGAGCTGGAGCAGGCCAATGATGACCTGGAACGAGCAAAAAG gGCAACGATAGTTTCACTGGAAGACTTTGAACAAAGGCTAAATCAGGCCATTGAACGAAATGCATTTTTAGAAAGTGAACTTGATGAAAAGGAGTCTTTGTTGGTATCTGTACAGAGGTTAAAGGATGAAGCAAGAG ATTTAAGGCAAGAACTAGCAGTTCGGGAAAGACAACAGGAAGTAACCAGAAAGTCAGCTCCCAGTTCTCCAACTCTAGACTGTGAAAAAATGGATTCTGCTGTCCAAGCGTCACTCTCTTTGCCAGCTACGCCTGTTGGCAAAGGAACGGAAAACAGTTTTCCTTCACCAAAAG ctATACCAAATGGTTTTGGTACCAGTCCACTAACTCCTTCTGCAAGGATATCAGCTCTAAACATTGTGGGAGACCTCTTACGGAAAGTAGGG GCTTTAGAATCCAAATTAGCAGCCTGTAGGAATTTTGCAAAGGACCAAGCATCACGAAAATCTTATATTTCAGGGAATGTTAACTGTGGGGTGATAAATAGCAATGGCACAAAATTCTCTCGTTCAGGGCATACCTCTTTCTTCGACAAAGG gcaagaaaaagtcaTATTTCCCACGTTGTTCATGG GGCAGTAA